The Streptomyces sp. NBC_00510 genomic interval GCGGGAGGAGTCGTATGCGGCGAGTGCCGCCCGGCCGGAAGCGTCGTACCCTCACTGGAGTCACTGGAACTCCTCGGCGCGTTGCTCGGAGGGGACTGGGAGACCGCCGACGCGTGCGAACCGCGCCACTGCCGGGAGGGCAGCGGACTGGTCGCCGCGTATCTGCAGTGGCATCTGGAGCGCGGCTTGCGCAGTCTGCGTTTCATCGAGAAGTAGCAGCGGTACCCGGCGGGCCCGGCAGCACCAACTCGTGAGGCACAGGAAGTGGAGAGCAAGGTCATGGCAGTACGCGGGATTCTGAGCCGTCCCCGGCGCGAGTACCGGGCTCCCGACCCGCACCCGTCCGGCGCGCAGCCCCCCAAGATCCCAGGTGAGCTGGTCCCCCAGCACGTGGCCATCGTGATGGACGGCAACGGCCGCTGGGCCAAGGAGCGCGGCCTGCCCCGCACCGAGGGGCACAAGGTCGGCGAGACCGTCGTGCTGGACGTCCTCAAGGGCTGCCTGGAGCTGGGGGTCAAGAACCTCTCCCTGTACGCCTTCTCGACCGAGAACTGGAAGCGCTCGCCCGACGAGGTCCGCTTCCTGATGAACTTCAACCGGGACGTCATCCACCGCCGCCGCGACGAGATGCACGAGATGGGCATCCGCATCCGCTGGGCCGGGCGCATGCCCCGGCTGTGGAAGTCGGTCGTCAAGGAGCTCCAGGTCGCGGAGGAGATGACCCGCGACAACGACGCGATGACGCTGTACATGTGCGTCAACTACGGCGGCCGTGCCGAGATCGCCGACGCGGCGGCGCGCCTGGCCGAGGACATAAAGGCGGGTCGCCTCGATCCCTCCAAGGTCAACGAGAAGACCCTCGCCAAGTACATGTACCACCCGGACATGCCGGACGTGGACCTGTTCGTCCGCCCCTCCGGCGAGCAGCGCACCTCCAACTTCCTGATCTGGCAGTCCGCCTACGCCGAGATGGTCTTCCAGGACGTCCTCTGGCCGGACTTCGACCGCCGCGACCTGTGGCGCGCGTGCCTGGAGTACGCCTCCCGCGACCGCCGTTTCGGCGGCGCGCTGCCCAACGAGCAGCCGCCGGCGACGGAGAGCGACGCGGACACCGAGTAGTCAGTGGTCACCCCGCGGTCGTCGACGGGCGACCGCGGGACACGGCCGTACGCCCTCGGACCCGCGTTCAGTTCGCGGCGGGGCCGCCGCAGCCGGCGCAGTCGGCGCAGGTCCCGAAGATCTCCACGGTGTGGGCGACGTCGACGAAGCCGTGCTCCTCGGCGATGGTGTCGGCCCACTTCTCGACCGCGGGACCCTCGACCTCGACCGCCTTGCCGCAGATGCGGCAGACCAGGTGGTGGTGGTGACCGCTGCTGCAGCGCCGGTAGACGGACTCGCCCTCCCCGGTGCGCAGGACGTCGATCTCGCCGGCGTCGGCGAGGGACTGCAGCGTGCGGTAGACCGTGGTGAGGCCGACCGAGTCACCCCGGTGCTTGAGGAGGTCGTGCAGTTCCTGGGCGCTGCGGAACTCGTCGACCTCGGCGAGGGCCGCGGCGACGGCGGCACGCTGCCGGGTCGATCGTCCGCGGACGGGGGGCTTGGCGGTCGTCACCGGTGGCCTCCTACTCGGTCGGTTCGGTCGGTCATTCTGCCAGGCCTGGAGCTCATACCCGGACGTCGTCCTCGGTGGGACGCGCCGCGGGTACCTCCAGGGTGCACCGTGTTCCGTCCTCCGCGGCACGGCGTGCACGCTTTTTCGCCAGCGGCGCGGCCAGCAGCGTCAGCGTGACGAAGACACCGATGGCCAGCAGCACGATGGTCGCCCCTGAGGGCACGTCGGCGTAGTACGAGGTCACCGTGCCGGAGAAGGCGACCGTCACGCCGATCACGACCGACAGCGCGAAGGCCGTGGCGAAGCTGCGGGCGATCTGCTGGGAGGCGGCGACCGGGATCACCATCAGCGCGCTGACCAGCAGCAGTCCGACGACCCGCATGGCGACCGTGACCGTGACCGCCGCGGTGACGGCGACCAGCAGGTTCAGCAGCCGCACCGGCAGGCCGGTCACCCGGGCGAACTCCTCGTCCTGGGAGACCGCGAACAGCTGCCGCCGCAGGCCCACGGTGACCAGCACCACGAAGCCGGCCAGCAGGCAGATCGCGGTGATGTCCTGCGGGGAGACGGTGGTGATGGAGCCGAACAGGTAGGTGAGCAGGTTGGCGTTGGAGCCGTTCGGCGCGAGCGAGGTGAACAGCACGCCGGCCGCCATGCCGCCGTAGAAGAGCATGGCGAGCGCGATGTCGCCGCGCGTCCTGCCGTACCAGCGGATGAGTTCCATGACGACGGCGCCCGCGACCGACACGGCCGTCGCCATCCACACCGGGTTGGTGCTGAGCAGGAAGCCGAGGCCGACGCCGGTGAGGGCGACGTGGCCGATGCCGTCGCCCATGAGGGCCTGGCGGCGCTGGACGAGGTAGATGCCGATCGCGGGGGCGGTGATGCCCACGAGGACGGCGGCGATCAGCGCCCGCTGCATGAAGGCGTAGGAGAACAGCTCCATCAGAACAGCCCCGTCCGGATCGGCTCGGCCACGTGGCCGGCGTGCGGGTGGACATGGTCGTGGCCGGGCAGCGCGTGCTGCCCCTGGGCCTTCGGCGGGGGCCCGTCGTGGACGACGCAGCCGTCGCGCAGCACCACCGCGCGGTCGATCAGCGGCTCCAGCGGCCCGAGTTCGTGCAGGACCAGGAGCACGGTGGTGCCCAGCGAGACCTGTTCGCGCAGTGTCCCGGCGAGCACCTCCTGGCTGGCGATGTCGACGCCCGCCATCGGCTCGTCCATGATCAGCAGTTCGGGCTCGACGGACAGCGCGCGGGCGATGAGCACCCGCTGGTGCTGGCCGCCGGAGAGCGCCTCGACCGGATCGCCGGCCCGGTCGGCCATCCCGACCAGCTCCAGGGCGCGCTCCACGGCCCGGCGGTCCGCCTTGCGGGGCAGCCCCAGCCTCGTACGGGCCAGCCGCCCTGCGGAGACGACCTCGCGCACGGTGGCGGGGACGCCGGAGGCCGCCGTGGTGCGCTGCGGCACGTAGCCGATCCGGGCCCAGTCGC includes:
- a CDS encoding transcriptional repressor, with the translated sequence MTTAKPPVRGRSTRQRAAVAAALAEVDEFRSAQELHDLLKHRGDSVGLTTVYRTLQSLADAGEIDVLRTGEGESVYRRCSSGHHHHLVCRICGKAVEVEGPAVEKWADTIAEEHGFVDVAHTVEIFGTCADCAGCGGPAAN
- a CDS encoding isoprenyl transferase is translated as MAVRGILSRPRREYRAPDPHPSGAQPPKIPGELVPQHVAIVMDGNGRWAKERGLPRTEGHKVGETVVLDVLKGCLELGVKNLSLYAFSTENWKRSPDEVRFLMNFNRDVIHRRRDEMHEMGIRIRWAGRMPRLWKSVVKELQVAEEMTRDNDAMTLYMCVNYGGRAEIADAAARLAEDIKAGRLDPSKVNEKTLAKYMYHPDMPDVDLFVRPSGEQRTSNFLIWQSAYAEMVFQDVLWPDFDRRDLWRACLEYASRDRRFGGALPNEQPPATESDADTE
- a CDS encoding metal ABC transporter ATP-binding protein, with the translated sequence MDTVISMRGATASLGSRPVLRGVDLTVRRGEVVALLGANGSGKSTAIRAVVGQVPLTAGGLELFGTPLNRFRDWARIGYVPQRTTAASGVPATVREVVSAGRLARTRLGLPRKADRRAVERALELVGMADRAGDPVEALSGGQHQRVLIARALSVEPELLIMDEPMAGVDIASQEVLAGTLREQVSLGTTVLLVLHELGPLEPLIDRAVVLRDGCVVHDGPPPKAQGQHALPGHDHVHPHAGHVAEPIRTGLF
- a CDS encoding metal ABC transporter permease, which produces MELFSYAFMQRALIAAVLVGITAPAIGIYLVQRRQALMGDGIGHVALTGVGLGFLLSTNPVWMATAVSVAGAVVMELIRWYGRTRGDIALAMLFYGGMAAGVLFTSLAPNGSNANLLTYLFGSITTVSPQDITAICLLAGFVVLVTVGLRRQLFAVSQDEEFARVTGLPVRLLNLLVAVTAAVTVTVAMRVVGLLLVSALMVIPVAASQQIARSFATAFALSVVIGVTVAFSGTVTSYYADVPSGATIVLLAIGVFVTLTLLAAPLAKKRARRAAEDGTRCTLEVPAARPTEDDVRV